CGGCCTGTGGGCCGGCGCCTGCCGCGAGACCGCTCACCTCTACGCCGGCATCGAGCGCGCCGACTCCTGGTCCGTCGACGCCCACAAGACCCTCAACGTGCCCTACGACTGCGGCATCATTCTCTGCCGCCACCGCGGCGAGCTCGCCGCCAGCCTGCGGGCCGACGCCGCCTACCTCGCCAGCGAAGGCGAGCGCCAAGCGATGCACCACACGCCGGACATGTCGCGGCGAGCCCGCGCCGTCGAGCTGTGGGCGTGCCTGCTGACCCTCGGCCGTCGCGGCATCGACGATCTGGTCTCCCAACTCTGCGGCCGGGCCCGCCAGCTCGCCGCGGAGCTGGAAGACGCCGGCTTCGAGATCTGCAACCGGGTGGTGTTCAACCAGGTCCTGGTGCGCGGCGAGGACGACGCCCAGACCAGCGCCACCCTGCGCCATCTCCAGGACTCCGGCGAGTGCTGGTGCGGCGGCACCACCTGGAGGGGTGACCCCGCCATCCGGGTCAGCGTGTGCTCGTGGGCCACCACCGAAGGCGACATCCGGCGCACCGCGGCCGCCTTCGTTGCGGCTCGCCGCGCCGCCGAAGAGGACCCGAGCGCGAGGAATGCACCCGGAGGAGAGACCTGATGAGCAAGAGCCCACGCCAGAATCACCTCGGCCAGCCCATCGGCCCCGCCGTCGAAGGCTGGCGGCCACCGCCGCCGCCACCACGCGAGACTCTCATCGGACGCTGGTGCCGCCTCGAGCCCCTCGACCCGCAACTCCACGCCGACGATCTCTTCGCCGCCTACGCGCGGCATCCGGACGAGCGCCACTGGACCTACCTCGGCTACGGCCCCTTCACCTCGAGCGAAGATCTCCAGGCTTGGATGGCGATCACCTGCCTCGGCGACGACCCGCTGTTCTACGCCATCCGCAGCGCAGACGGTGCCGGCGGCCACCGACCGGCCGGCGGCCTGGCCTCCTACCTGCGCATCGATCCTGCGATGGGCGTCATAGAAGTCGGCCACCTGTCCTTCGCGCCCGCTCTGCGCCGCACCGCCGCCGCCACCGAGGCCATGTACCTCATGATGCGCCACGCCTTCGCCCTCGGTTACCGGCGCTATGAATGGAAGTGCGACGACCTCAACGCCGCCTCCCGCCGCGCCGCCCTGCGCCTCGGTTTCCGCTACGAGGGAACCTTCCGCCAGGCCAGCATCTACAAGGGCCGCAACCGCGACACCGCCTGGTACTCGATCCTCGATCGCGAATGGCCCGGCCTCGAAGCCCGCTTCCAGCGCTGGCTGGCGCGCGACAACTTCGACGCCGACGGACGGCAAAGAAAGGGCCTGGGCGAAGTCTGACGCCACCTCCCGGCAGGCCCCAAGGTCACAGCCTCGGCTCCCCCTGTGACGCGATTCACTCCCCCTTCTCGCAACTCCCGAAAGCGAGGCCGCGACCTTGCCCGAGCGCTCCGCGAGCGCCGTCGGCCTCCACCAACTCGGACCGCAAGGACCGACAACCAGGGAGTTTCCATGTCCGATTGCGTGAATCACTCCGGGTCGTCACAACGACCTACCGCTAGGCGAAAGCTCATCCCCACCTCTGCAACCACAACCACCAGCCGCCAACGGCGGAAGCCGATGGCCTCCACCGGCACCGCCCTTCTTCTAATGACCGCTCTGCTGGCGCCGATGACCGCCAGCGCCCAGACCCCCGCCGAGCTCGAGCAGTCCCCCCTCGAGTCGCTGCGCGGCTTCCGCAGCAACGAACCGTTTCTGACCGCCGACGGGGTCGAGGCGATCAACACCAGCAACGGCAACCTCAACCTTTCGGTGCCCTTGGGTCAGGAGTATTCGGTGGGGCCACTTCTCAAATATCGCCTGGCCGCCACCTACAACTCCGACAACTGGAACCACGTCGTCTTGGACTGCCCGACGTCTCAGAACTGCGGCACCTACAAGCCGGTGACCTTCGCCGTCCCCAACCCGCAGAGCAACGCCGGCCTGGGCTGGGAGGTGCACTTTGGCAAGCTCTACGCGCCCGATCCGCCGGCCCAGGCCGAGTGGTACGAGAAGGACGCCTGGCCCAATCCCACCGATGGCCAAGCGGACCAGCTCAGCCGCTGGCTCTACGTTTCTCCCAGCGGCGCCTCGCATCATCTCTATCGTCTCGAGGGCCGGCCGGGCATCGCCGGCGGCGTGCGCTACTCGAAGGACGGCAGTCAGCTGCGCATGGTGCCGATCTCCGCCAGCACCATGGAAGTGCAGCATCCGGACGGCGTGGTCTCGGTGTTTCGCAAGACCACGGCCTGGGCCGGAACGCTGCTCTGCGGCCGTGCCGGCATGACCTGCTGGCGCTTTCACGAGATGCGCGATCCCTACGGCAACTGGGTGCGAGTCACCTACTCCGGCAGCGGCGCCGTCGAGACCTGGACCATCACCGATCGGGTAGGACGCCTGCACACCATCAACTTCGCCATCGATGACGCCTCGGTGGGCCGCGGCGACGCCATCGGCAACCAGGTGCGCACCCTCGAAGGCGACGAGATCGGCGACCTGCGCCGGGTGGTGACGGACGTCAATCTGGCGGCCTTCGGCGGCCAGACCGCGACCTACAACTTCCACTACGACTACCCGCGCATCAGCCGCGGCTGCCCCAACAACACCGACGAGGACGGCAACATCCTGGGGCCGGACAACCACCGCATTCGAGTGCCGATGCTCAGCGCCATCGACTTTCCCGAAGGCCAGGGCTTCGAGTTCGACTCCTACACGCCGTCGGCCCTCGGCTGCAGCAAGCTCAGCGGCAAGGTCCACACCATGATCACGCCGAGCCAGGGCAAGACCGGCTATCGCTACGGCAACTGGTCCTTCCCCACCCGCTGCTCCTACCTGCGTCCGATCCCGGAGCCCGCCGTGCCGGAGCCCTTTCATCAAAACCGCTTCGGAATCCTCAGCAAGATCGCCTACGGCGAGGACGGCGTCACCCAGGAGGGCCGCTGGGAGTATCGCGACTACCTGGTGGGCTCGCCGCAGCCGGCGGGTCTCGATTGCCAGCGCTACGACTACCGCCGCACCGAGGTCAAAGAGCCGGTGATCGACGGCCGCTTCACCCGCCAAGTCTTCTACAACAATCTCTACGAGGGTCCGCTCGATCCGGTAGCAACGACTCCCATCGACCAGCCCCAGGTGACCGACTCGGGCCTGCCCTTCCGCAAGGACGCCCGCATCGGCACCAGCCCCGACAACTATCGCTTCCTGTCGCAGGAAACCCTCGCCTGCGTCCCCAACGGCTCCTGCGGCAAGGTGCGCTCGAAGTACGTCCGTTACGAGATGGAGTTCCGCCAGGAGTGTGAGCGTAGCCGGCTGCTGCAGGAGCCCGCCTCTTGCTATGCCGCCAACCCGGTGCTCGCCGCCGAGCGCACCGTCTTCCATGACGACGGCGGTCGCTACATCGAGCGCCAGACGCTGGAAATCGACGGTGTCGGCAATGCCCGGGTCGACATCGTGCGCGACAACTTCGAAGGCGTCCAGCACAGCATCAAGACCTCGACCACCCACGAGGTGACCGGTCAGCGATTCACCGCCAACCCCACCACCGGCTACTTCGATCTCGGCATTCCCTCGACCTTCATGCCCGGAGTGTCCGACCGCTGGATTCTCACCGACTACAGCCGGCAAGAAGTCAAAGCGCGGACCAACGGCGTCGACGGACCGGCCTACGTCACCCTCTACCAGTTCAACGACCAAGGGTCGCTGACCTGCACCCGCCGACTGCTCAACCCCGCCGGCGTGGGCCCCAAGGACCTGGTCACCAAGCTCCACGTCGATCCCGCCACCGGACTGGTGACGCGGGAAACGGTCGCCGGCGGCGACCAGGGAGGATTGGGAACCAGCCTGTGCTCGGTGAACGGCTCGGCCGCCGCCGGTACCCGCTTCGAAACCCACCACGAGCACTCCCATTTCGCCCTCTCGGAGAGCT
This Acidobacteriota bacterium DNA region includes the following protein-coding sequences:
- a CDS encoding GNAT family protein, translating into MSKSPRQNHLGQPIGPAVEGWRPPPPPPRETLIGRWCRLEPLDPQLHADDLFAAYARHPDERHWTYLGYGPFTSSEDLQAWMAITCLGDDPLFYAIRSADGAGGHRPAGGLASYLRIDPAMGVIEVGHLSFAPALRRTAAATEAMYLMMRHAFALGYRRYEWKCDDLNAASRRAALRLGFRYEGTFRQASIYKGRNRDTAWYSILDREWPGLEARFQRWLARDNFDADGRQRKGLGEV